Proteins from one Salarias fasciatus chromosome 14, fSalaFa1.1, whole genome shotgun sequence genomic window:
- the c2cd3 gene encoding C2 domain-containing protein 3 isoform X2, which produces MKSRKLRPARAGGGKKKVPSDVSPSTSLPPLVEGQLRCFLRVTISRVLWTVHKPPSPTSVRLRWWGESSNGTQFFPRDGAQLSQKTIKTTACFPIRCGPKQFTSYLTDMGSLVLEVLTKPDHLPIARAQVAGISRLSLSNPISGFYTLVSPTSDKLGELQVSLNLEPLAEAYDSSSSGPPTDVSLEGLQVHTLTVPSQEKSAGSSGANTPRGKDHLYFQKDREETVENQKPMNSETTVNPLSRDTSHGQAASDILSVILERGNKLRNAMVVSALKCEMDSDPALKDSPLPLPKDNIQPPLQTFPPPPGTFLENILQTDSPVKQSDVLVSDCSLDNRAVDLLLGSSASSPPPLWDGRHSPSESLSGHGSVCGDSELNDPQYDQSLLENLFYKNPILDSRSEEAPEDRQESSSKNQQLPQSGSKMIKNPHLDQARPAAALRRLLDEEQMALLSAVRRLRVTVDSLTVPAGSASPTARLTARPPRPAIANKCTYFVEYQLPETLTSSRHGGSGEVTRLASSKLSKGVVKFEQTSVFSVHLSTAALQQWWETHLNFKIYSRKANQKKAVFVGKAAHPLRGLLQSKQLRQSVVLAVQSLEEHGGRREVGPLKVTVELEVDCKRFLSEKSDAQATQSDSSAPRAATSPDRGAGAGPQHADPGSEEPQGRSETPRMNVRTPEDRVPHPGLFTSLTPRRQQEEEEEEPQVLLHALLMAPDGKSFSGGPLQAPNVYLNCKLFWCDETARSVVSWGQKNPTFNFVQVTPVALTSKLLQRMKNNVMVIEVWQKSRPSGQDPLLGLVKLPLHQFYMSFREPRIAQLLLRAQYPVVAVDGLMPVVDVLSGGCRGRLRVVLAMGQSEQILSLQRSRDEYCDSPPQLVRPVHLLDQQRRAQQKGNAGRVEAMTEHVFVVRVEKASGLTPLQSTVWGEADCYVQYGFPCQDGDGDGDGDGDVLTSATVRPFRSTATLCVPDPLFGHTETHVLLAPEDVPVQTLLLSSLSSQGLGGGGGVQFEVWCRYYYPNVRDQLVARGLLPLSRLCAMVTMQRQQPDDGQRFSLPLIPRTDHPSSQLHHPSGLLEVSVRYKHRPLRHEAPPGRGLASRLVTLVLQVHRASGLKAAARLIAEKDERFAYFAGVGLNPYVTVQLSFTPEAEARRTRMAARTFSPEFDHQAEVACDLLEHRSGGETCSLAERLDRAAAVFTVWNRDDRRALSVSRPRDVMLGTVKTPLADLLHKRTGISGWFGIYSTQEASCSEQQQVLVGGLELSVSFAHHSDRERVLRAARGLAWESWRRDGDELWQDGSRKLRLTFWVPRAWIPVHCLLLPGHGALQRSTYCYFRYQFYEQEAFCSQMKHPRVEEGAEEGRAAASFEGSRTVELTATQPLAWYLREERLEVQVWVAFRKDGGRRPGDTDRLVGSAFVDLSPLAKTDEQKPTVSGVYPLFRRSAADLQGAALRVHVSLTAGCEHGEEAAGGGGALQSDCQEDSVEEGEAAEEARSPSPHRKSDSHSREMKESSAETPDVPPAQRSDSGEQESFPVSVMVDRAMHLTLKGCPLAERSEGSPCCCVSYVTADSAEPVSTAVVAGTASPVWDHRHECRLSEQLLLDPQQALVFKVWHKGEVERVIGFAPVDLSPLLCGLPAVCGWYNITDFSGQCRGQIKVSVTPLRGVQDLRRQRRAVSEDAAKDPSAFFPAVPLGYQTTATYSSFPSHISRYPEQQISSPDHTDTLFSERSSESDRHLEHMDNVRLYHQSLQERSGFQVAPSSSALFSTLRKKLSELDNIQRYFSRKLSTPSPFPPTAEQDCRGALQEPSGAAPDAGQLLLRSSQLVGEANSIISGLRGNQLGASPSRSAPAEGEDHRQPDGARISDRQPEPESPFCSPPPEVPEDRAEDGPGWEEDGEQSEEDYEEEVVKPRPLNEVTSVTDRTSPWTSVLSDPDLAPLESPDIPEGPDLSEEEEEEEEEEEEEEKEDGEEEEEDGDAGGGGGRRSCSGSDAEPDGDGTLQTESDSSPSTRHGTVTHNAPGSADGQDAKLQHSVPADVPNFFLSSHQLEASMRAIRLAPSFSQTLSDTARAPRAPRGPRQRPLMSPSSMTRETQRIAKIFAAHFDQAGPDGTL; this is translated from the exons atgaagagcaggaagctGCGGCCCGCTCGAGCTGGAGGAGGCAAGAAGAAAG TCCCTAGCGATGTGTCGCCCTCCACGAGCCTCCCTCCTCTGGTCGAGGGTCAGCTTCGATGCTTCCTGCGGGTGACGATAAGCCGGGTGCTGTGGACGGTTCACAAGCCGCCGTCTCCTACATCCGTCAGGCTGCGATGGTGGGGAGAGTCGTCCAACGGGACGCAGTTCTTTCCCAGAGACGGAGCACAGCTGTCCCAAAAGACAATCAAGACCACAGCTTGCTTCCCAATCCGCTGTGGGCCAAAGCAGTTCACCTCATATCTGACCG ATATGGGCTCTTTGGTGCTGGAAGTTCTAACGAAGCCGGATCATTTACCAATCGCTCGTGCTCAGGTCGCTGGAATCTCCCGTCTGTCATTGTCAAACCCAATCAGTGGATTTTACACTCTGGTATCTCCAACATCTGACAAACTGGGAGAGTTACAG GTTTCACTGAATTTGGAGCCCCTCGCCGAGGCCtacgacagcagcagctcaggtcCGCCGACAGACGTTAGCCTGGAAGGACTGCAGGTCCACACACTGACCGTCCCCTCGCAGGAAAAATCAGCCGGCAGCAGTGGTGCAAACACACCAAG GGGGAAGGACCACCTGTACTTCCAGAAAGACAGGGAAGAGACTGTGGAGAATCAGAAGCCGATGAACAGTGAAACAACGGTGAATCCGTTAAGTCGGGACACTTCCCATGGACAAGCTGCCAGTGATATTCTGTCAG tTATCCTGGAACGTGGAAACAAGCTTCGAAACGCTATGGTTGTatcagctttaaaatgtgaGATGGATTCTGACCCTGCGCTGAAAGATTCCCCTCTGCCACTCCCGAAGGACAACATCCAGCCGCCTCTCCA GACCTTTCCTCCTCCCCCAGGGACGTTTCTAGAAAATATCCTTCAGACTGACTCACCTGTGAAGCAGTCTGATGTGTTGGTCTCAGACTGCAGCCTCGATAACAGAGCTGTGGATCTCCTCCTGGGCAG TTCAGCCTCGTCTCCTCCGCCTCTCTGGGATGGACGGCACTCCCCCTCGGAGTCGCTGTCCGGCCACGGCAGCGTGTGTGGAGACAGTGAGCTCAATGACCCTCAGTACGACCAGAGCTTACTGGAAAACTTGTTCTATAAAAACCCT ATCTTGGACAGCCGATCGGAGGAGGCTCCGGAGGATCGTCAGGAGTCGTCCTCTAAAAATCAACAGCTGCCACAGTCTGGATCCAAGATGATCAAAAA TCCACATTTGGATCAAGCGCGCCCTGCTGCGGCTCTTCGTCGCCTGCTGGATGAGGAGCAGATGGCTTTGCTGAGCGCAGTCAGACGGCTGAGAGTGACCGTCGACTCTCTGACGGTGCCTGCAGGCAGCGCCAGCCCCACAGCCAGACTCACCGCGAGGCCGCCGCGACCCGCCATCGCCAACAAGTG CACATATTTTGTTGAATATCAGTTACCTGAGACTTTGACTTCGAGTCGACACGGCGGCTCTGGAGAGGTGACCCGCCTGGCCTCCAGTAAACTTTCTAAAGGAG TGGTGAAGTTCGAGCAGacgtctgtgttttctgtccacCTCAGCACGGCAGCACTTCAGCAGTGGTGGGAGACGCATCTGAATTTCAAGATTTACTCACGGAAGGCCAACCAAAAGAAA GCCGTGTTCGTCGGTAAAGCGGCTCATCCTCTGCGCGGTTTGCTGCAGAGCAAACAGCTCCGTCAGTCCGTCGTCCTGGCCGTGCAGAGCCTGGAGGAACACGGCGGGAGGCGGGAGGTCGGGCCTCTCAAG GTGACGGTGGAACTTGAAGTGGACTGCAAACGCTTCCTCTCTGAAAAAAGTGACGCCCAGGCGACGCAGAGCGACTCATCAGCACCACGAGCTGCAACCAGTCCAGACAGAGGAGCCGGCGCCGGACCTCAGCATGCTGACCCCGGCAGCGAGGAGCCTCAGGGTCGCTCTGAGACGCCCCGGATGAATGTCAGGACGCCAGAAGACCGCGTCCCTCACCCCGGCCTCTTCACATCGCTCACGCCAcggcggcagcaggaggaggaggaggaggagccccaGGTCCTGCTCCACGCTCTGCTGATGGCTCCAGACGGGAAGAGCTTCAGCGGCGGGCCTCTGCAGGCTCCAAACGTTTACCTGAACTGTAAACTGTTCTGGTGTGACGAGACGGCCCGGTCCGTGGTCAGCTGGGGTCAGAAGAACCCGACCTTCAACTTTGTCCAG GTGACGCCAGTGGCGTTAACCTCTAAACTCCTGCAGCGAATGAAGAACAACGTGATGGTGATCGAAGTGTGGCAGAAGAGCAGGCCGTCAGGGCAGGACCCGCTTCTGGGCCTCGTGAAGTTACCTCTCCACCAGTTCTACATGTCCTTCAG GGAGCCTCGGATCGCCCAGCTGCTCCTGCGGGCGCAGTACCCCGTTGTGGCGGTGGACGGCCTCATGCCGGTGGTGGACGTGCTGTCGGGCGGCTGCAGAGGACGCCTCAGGGTTGTTCTGGCGATGGGCCAATCCGAGCAGATCCTGTCCCTCCAGCGCTCCAGAGACGAGTACTGCGATTCCCCGCCTCAGCTGGTGAGGCCAGTTCATCTGCTTGATCAGCAGCGACGAGCGCAGCAGAAG GGGAACGCAGGACGGGTGGAAGCCATGACGGAGCACGTGTTTGTGGTCAGAGTGGAGAAGGCCAGCGGGCTGACGCCGCTGCAGTCCACGGTGTGGGGCGAGGCCGACTGCTACGTCCAGTACGGCTTCCCCTGCCAGGAcggggacggagacggagacggggacggggacgtgCTGACCA GCGCCACCGTCAGGCCGTTCCGCAGCACCGCCACGCTGTGCGTCCCTGACCCGCTGTTCGGCCACACCGAGACTCACGTGCTGCTGGCTCCCGAAGACGTCCCCGTCCAGACGCTGCTGCTCAGCTCGCTCTCCAGCCAAGGCCTCGGCGGCGGGGGAGGCGTCCAGTTTGAAGTGTGGTGCAG ATATTATTACCCCAACGTCAGAGACCAGCTCGTAGCCAGAGGACTGCTGCCGCTGTCCAGACTGTGTGCCATGGTCACcatgcagcggcagcagcccgACGACGGCCAGAGGTTCTCTCTACCCCTGATCCCCAGGACGGATCacccctcctcacagctccaccACCCCTCCG GCCTGCTCGAGGTGAGCGTCCGCTACAAACACCGACCTCTGAGACACGAGGCGCCGCCCGGGAGAGGATTGGCTTCTCGCCTCGTGACGCTCGTGCTCCAGGTGCACCGAGCTTCCGGCCTGAAGGCAGCAGCCAG GTTGATCGCAGAGAAAGACGAGCGGTTTGCCTACTTTGCCGGCGTGGGGCTGAATCCTTACGTCACCGTCCAGCTGTCCTTCACGCCCGAGGCGGAGGCGAGGCGCACCCGCATGGCCGCCAGGACCTTCAGCCCCGAGTTCGACCACCAGGCCGAGGTGGCCTGCGACCTGCTGGAGCACCGGAGCGGCGGGGAGACCTGCAGCCTGGCGGAGCGGCTGGACCGGGCCGCGGCCGTCTTCACCGTCTGGAACAGAGACGACCGCAGAG CTTTGAGTGTTTCCAGACCTAGAGACGTGATGTTGGGCACAGTGAAAACGCCACTGGCTGATCTCCTCCACAAAAGAACAG GTATTTCTGGCTGGTTCGGCATCTATTCAACCCAGGAAGCGAGttgctctgagcagcagcaggtcctggtggGGGGCCTGGAGCTGTCGGTCAGCTTCGCTCACCACTCGGACAGAGAGCGGGTCCTGAGAGCGGCTCGGGGTCTGGCCTGGGAGAGCTGGCGTCGGGACGGGGACGAGCTCTGGCAGGACGGCAGCAGAAAGCTCCGGCTGACCTTCTGGGTGCCTCGGGCGTGGATCCCCGtccactgcctgctgctgcccggCCACGGCGCGCTGCAGCGCTCCACCTACTGCTACTTCCGCTATCAGTTCTACGAGCAGGAGGCGTTCTGCTCCCAGATGAAGCACccccgggtggaggagggcgcGGAGGAGGGCCGGGCCGCCGCGAGCTTCGAAGGCAGCCGCACCGTGGAGCTGACGGCCACCCAGCCTCTGGCCTGGTACCTGCgggaggagaggctggaggtgCAGGTGTGGGTGGCCTTCAGGAAGGACGGCGGCAGGCGGCCCGGCGACACCGACCGGCTGGTCGGCTCGGCGTTCGTCGACCTGTCTCCTCTGGCGAAGACGGACGAGCAGAAGCCGACcgtcagcg GCGTGTATCCGCTGTTCAGGCGCTCGGCAGCCGACCTCCAGGGAGCAGCGCTCAGGGTTCACGTCTCTCTGACGGCGGGCTGCGAACACggagaggaggctgctggaggcggcggcgcgcTGCAGTCCGACTGTCAGGAAGACTCGgtagaggagggggaggcagcGGAGGAAGCCCGTTCGCCCAGTCCGCACAGGAAGTCAGACTCACACAGCAGAGAGATGAAGGAATCCTCGGCAGAGACGCCAGACGTCCCGCCTGCGCAGCGCTCCGACAGCGGCGAGCAGGAATCCTTCCCTGTGAGCGTCATGGTGGACCGGGCCATGCACCTCACCCTCAAAG GGTGTCCGTTGGCGGAGCGGAGCGAGGGCTCGCCGTGCTGCTGCGTCTCGTACGTCACCGCCGACTCTGCCGAGCCGGTGTCCACGGCCGTGGTGGCCGGCACGGCGTCGCCCGTCTGGGACCATCGGCACGAGTGCAG GCTgtcggagcagctgctgctggaccccCAGCAGGCCCTCGTCTTCAAAGTCTGGCACAAAGGAG AGGTGGAGCGGGTGATCGGGTTTGCGCCGGTGGacctgtctcctctgctgtgtgggCTGCCGGCCGTCTGCGGCTGGTACAACATCACCGACTTCAGCGGTCAGTGCCGCGGCCAGATCAAAGTGTCCGTCACGCCGCTGAGGGGCGTCCAGGACCTGCGGCGGCAGCGAAGAGCCGTCAGCGAGGACGCAGCAAAGGATCCCTCG GCGTTTTTCCCGGCCGTCCCTCTCGGCTATCAGACCACGGCCACGTACAGCAGCTTCCCCTCTCACATCAGCAGATACCCGGAGCAGCAGATCTCCTCGCCCGACCACACCGACACGCTCTTCTCCGAAAG GTCCAGTGAGAGCGACCGCCACCTGGAGCACATGGACAACGTCCGCCTTTACCACCAGAGTCTCCAGGAGCGGTCGGGTTTCCAGGTCGCTCCCTCCAGCTCGGCGCTCTTCTCCACTCTCAG GAAAAAACTCAGCGAACTGGACAACATCCAGAGATACTTCAGCCGGAAGCTTTCCACCCCGTCGCCGTTTCCTCCGACGGCGGAGCAGGACTGCCGCGGCGCGCTGCAGGAGCCCAGCGGCGCGGCGCCCGACGCcggccagctcctcctcaggtCCTCACAGCTAGTGGGGGAAGCCAACAGCATCATCAGCG GACTCCGGGGAAACCAGCTGGGAGCGAGTCCCTCCAGGTCTGCCCCCGCCGAGGGGGAAGACCACCGTCAGCCCGACGGCGCGAGGATCTCAGACCGCCAGCCAGAGCCGGAGTCTCCGTTCTGCTCCCCGCCTCCAGAGGTACCCGAGGACCGGGCGGAGGACGGGCCCGGctgggaggaggacggagagcaGAGCGAGGAAGACtacgaggaggaggtggtgaagcCCAGGCCTCTGAACGAGGTCACCTCCGTGACGGACAGAACCAGCCCCTGGACCAGCGTCCTGTCAGACCCGGACCTGGCTCCCCTGGAGAGCCCAGACATCCCCGAGGGTCCAGAcctgagtgaggaggaggaggaagaggaggaggaagaggaggaggaggagaaggaggacggggaggaagaggaggaggacggggacgcTGGCGGTGGTGGAGGCAGACgcagctgcagcggctcagACGCAGAACCAGACGGTGACGGAACGCTGCAGACCGAGTCCGACTCCTCGCCCAGCACACGGCACGGCACggttacccacaatgcaccaggCTCAGCGGACGGCCAAGACGCAAAGCTCCAGCA CTCCGTCCCAGCAGACGTCCCCAACTTCTTCCTGTCCTCCCACCAGCTGGAGGCGTCCATGAGAGCCATCCGCCTGGCGCCGTCCTTCTCTCAGACGCTCAGCGACACA gCCCGGGCCCCCCGCGCTCCCAGAGGCCCCCGTCAGCGCCCCCTCATGTCGCCCTCCTCCATGACGAGGGAGACGCAGAGGATCGCCAAGATATTCGCAGCTCACTTCGACCAGGCCGGTCCGGACGGGACGCTGTGA